A window of the Bdellovibrionales bacterium genome harbors these coding sequences:
- a CDS encoding tetratricopeptide repeat protein: MVTKSNKIRDGLSLAALLREEFLRHWIGSAVVLTLVVFFVIPTSGQQNLFAKVRALIEEKNYSGAEKTLTQMKGPLSPADIALSSFVRGVLSFELQKYNEAQSHLEKALYYSQSHRVLCAVFLGLSLQAKREFKEAQREYDRLLKLRPPSQLAYETKFKISEMLIDQGKWSKALPELAYLERRWRSSETYPEILWRLVKVEMQSGRKWRACAWARRLYSKYPQHGLIDDWGIDLASSPFDGKSSDASQRREISRSEFVVCSGPESPTELDLNLKH, from the coding sequence ATGGTGACTAAGTCTAATAAAATAAGGGACGGGCTGTCTCTTGCGGCCCTTTTACGGGAGGAATTCTTGCGCCATTGGATCGGCTCAGCTGTTGTTCTCACGCTGGTGGTATTTTTTGTCATTCCCACTTCAGGACAGCAGAATTTATTCGCCAAGGTAAGAGCTCTGATTGAAGAAAAGAACTATTCGGGTGCGGAGAAGACCCTCACGCAAATGAAAGGCCCTTTGTCACCCGCGGACATTGCCTTGAGTTCTTTTGTTCGCGGGGTGTTGTCATTTGAGCTTCAGAAATACAATGAAGCCCAGAGCCATCTAGAAAAGGCACTCTACTATTCCCAGTCCCATCGAGTACTATGTGCGGTATTTTTAGGCCTCTCTCTTCAGGCAAAGCGTGAATTCAAGGAAGCCCAGCGAGAATACGATCGCCTCTTGAAGCTTCGTCCTCCCAGTCAATTGGCCTATGAGACAAAATTTAAGATAAGTGAAATGTTAATTGATCAAGGGAAGTGGAGCAAGGCTCTTCCTGAGTTGGCTTATTTAGAACGGCGTTGGCGATCTTCTGAGACTTATCCCGAAATTTTGTGGCGCCTGGTGAAGGTTGAAATGCAGAGCGGGCGAAAGTGGAGAGCTTGTGCGTGGGCCCGGCGTCTCTATAGCAAATACCCGCAACATGGGCTCATTGATGACTGGGGAATCGACTTAGCCTCGTCACCATTTGATGGGAAAAGCTCGGATGCCTCGCAACGCCGGGAGATCAGCAGAAGCGAATTCGTCGTTTGCAGTGGGCCGGAAAGTCCGACAGAGCTCGATCTGAACTTGAAACATTGA
- a CDS encoding tetratricopeptide repeat protein gives MQWAGKSDRARSELETLRKRATGEASLYAVDMTLANFLVNDGYVDEALKLLIKHYEKYQRNFAYLMQLGRAAARAGEYQTAVGAFHQAHESSPKSRSGREALYQAAFLSYQFQDYDGASRKFEQFLKEYPRSGLSRDSQWHLSWIRYLKGDYLGALNGFDRILNEKKDRQTRRYWNKIAIERINYWKAMALLRMNKYTEARTLFEAIAKDPMWDYYTLTAKYRLESIFES, from the coding sequence TTGCAGTGGGCCGGAAAGTCCGACAGAGCTCGATCTGAACTTGAAACATTGAGGAAGCGGGCCACGGGTGAAGCTTCTCTCTATGCAGTGGATATGACTTTGGCTAATTTCTTAGTCAATGACGGCTATGTCGACGAGGCTTTGAAACTTCTGATTAAACATTATGAAAAATACCAAAGGAACTTTGCGTATCTTATGCAGTTAGGGAGGGCCGCAGCCAGAGCTGGAGAATATCAGACTGCGGTCGGGGCTTTTCATCAAGCACACGAATCAAGTCCAAAATCTCGATCGGGGCGTGAGGCACTTTATCAAGCTGCCTTTTTGAGTTATCAGTTTCAAGATTATGATGGAGCTTCTCGTAAGTTTGAGCAATTTTTGAAGGAATATCCGCGGTCTGGATTGAGTCGGGATTCTCAGTGGCACCTGAGCTGGATTCGCTATCTTAAAGGAGATTATCTTGGAGCTCTGAATGGTTTTGATCGAATCTTAAATGAAAAGAAGGATCGTCAAACTCGTCGTTATTGGAACAAAATTGCCATTGAAAGAATTAATTACTGGAAGGCCATGGCGCTTTTGCGCATGAATAAGTACACCGAGGCCAGGACTCTTTTTGAGGCTATCGCCAAAGATCCGATGTGGGATTATTACACCCTGACCGCCAAGTATCGCCTAGAAAGTATTTTTGAATCTTGA